A segment of the Streptomyces sp. ITFR-21 genome:
CTGGTCCTGGCCGCCATCGGCGCCGCCGTCTTGACCCGCGCCGTCCTCGCCTGGATGGACGCGCAGGCCGCTGACCGAGCGTGGCGGCGCCGCACCACCCACGCCGCGCCCCCCGCCGTCTACGAGCCGAACGCCGACCGGGCCGAGCCCGCCTCCGAGCTCGCGTGGCTCCGACAGCAATTCCCCGACGCACCCCCCTGGGAGGACCAGTGACCACCGCTGTCCGCACCCCGCCATCCCAGTCGGTTGACCCGGCCGCGTACCAGAGATGGGTTCGCCGCCAGAAAGCCTACGGCCGCTGGGAACCCCTCGCCGACGCCGAACCCGTGCGGGCGCACGTCCGCGGCGTCATGCGCGCCGCGGACATCGGGGCACGCCGCTACGCCGACCTCGCCGGCATCTCCCGCGGCACCCTCAACTCTCTTCTCTACGGGCTCGGCAGTGGCCAAGCCGTCGCCCGCGTCACCTCCAGCACTGCCCGGAAACTGCTCGCCGTCCGAGCCGACGCCGCGCATGGCCTTACCCTCCCCGCCGTCGGCACCATCCGCCGCATCCACGTACTCATCGGCGAGGGCTGGCCGCAGATCCACCTGGGGCCGCGCTTCGACACACACCCTCAGTACGTCTCCCAGATCCTCCAGCGCGACCGCGTCACAACCGCCACCGCGGAAGCCGTTGCCCGCGCCTACGCGGCCCTCGAAGGCATCGACCCGATCGCCGACGGCATCCCCCCTCACGGGGTGGCGCTCGCCAAGAACGCGGCCATCCGCAACGGCTGGCGGGACCGCGCCTACTGGGACGACGTCGGCCGCATCGACGATCCCACCTACGACCCGGCCAGCACCGACGGGTCACCCAGGTATATGAGCCTCGGTGAGGACGCGATCTGGCTGAGCGAGCAGGGCCTCACCCGTCGGCAGGTCGCCGACCGGCTCGGCGAGAGTGTCGACTACATCGACCAGTCCATCAGGCGCTACCACGCCGCACTCGCCCAAAAGCGGGCGGTGGCATGAGTGCCACGGTGGTCCCTGCGACGATCGAAGAGAAGTGGCGGGCCCGCACCGTCCCCGTGGACGGCGGCCACCTGATGTGGACCGGCGCACCCGACATGCGCTGGCAGGGCGGCCGGCACAAGGCCAGCCATGTCGCGTTCACCATCCGCACTGGCCGGCAGCCCGTCGGGTACGTCAGGCCCGACTGCGGCATGCGCGGATGCGTACTCCCGGAGCACGTTGACGACCAGCCCGGCAGGCAGCGGACCCGGGCACAGCTGCGGACGCTGCGCGGCCTCGGCGACCGTCCGGCCCTGTGTGCGCAGGGGCATCACCAGGATGTGCACGGGCGTCTCGACCAGTACGGCAAGGCGTACTGCAACGTCTGCTCCGCCATCGCGCATGCCAACTCCGTGGGCACCGGGCACGGCCGTATCGGCACCCGGCACCACGGCGCGGACCGCTGGCGTGTCGCCCTGGACGTCCAGGCCCGGTACTACGCCGGCGGCTCGATCCGCGGCATCGCCCTGGATATCGGCCGCACCTACCGCTACGTCTACGACCTGCTCGTCCTCACCGATACCCGGCTCCGCCCCCGCGGCTACCACCGCGAATTCCACGCCACGACTCCACGGCGGCAGGCGTGACCGGGGTGCTGGTGTGCGACGTGCCCGTCGCCGGCCACGACCCGGGCCCGGTGCGGCCCTACGTGTGCGGGCCCCGCTGCCCCGCGCACACCCCCGCCCGCCTCGCCGGACGGCCCGAAGCGCCTGAACCCGCGCGGCGGGGTGTCGGCACGGCGGTTGAGGCCAGCGGCTCGCCACCTCCCGGGTGACGGCTCACCCGAACCCCAACACTCGCAATTGGCTCGCACATAAGCTCACTAAAGATCAAGGAAGGAAGTCCGTGACCGCCGTCTTCGACCACATCCACCGCACCCCCCGCATAGCAGGCACCCCCACGAAGGCTCTGACGATCCGCCAGCCCTACGCCGACGCCATCGTGCAGCCATCCGACTGCCCGAAGCGGATCGAAAACCGCAGCTGGCCGCTGCCCGCCCGGTACGTCGGCGTACCCGTGCTGCTGCACTCAGCTGCGGCACCCGAGCGGAAGCCCGTCCTGCCCGACGCGTGGGACATCGGCCGCCCCTTCGGCCACCTGTACGGCGTGCGCCCGCTCGGCCAGCTCGGCGTGATCCTCGCCCAGGCCACCTTCGCCAGCTACCACTTCCCCGGCGACGGCTGCGACGAGCAGTGCGTGGCCTGGGGGATGCGGCAGGTCTTCCACTGGCGCATCAGCAACCTCGTACCGCTGGCCGAACCCATCCCGGCCAAGGGCCAGCAGCAGTTCTGGACCCCGCCGGACGACGTCCTCGCCGCCGTACAGGCGCAGCTCCCACAGCACGCCACCACCTGACCCGACGGGGCCGCTCCCGCGCGAATCGGGGGCGGCCCCGCCACCCCATCACAGCACACCAAGGAGAACCCGATGGCCTACTTCCACGGCGGCATTCCCGGCCTGCGCCGCGGTGACCGCATCCTGCCCCCCGACGCCACGGGAACCGAGCACCGGCTGTCGGCACACGCGGAGGAGTTGGGCGCCTTCGGCCACGCGACCCGGACCGACGTCGTCTACCTCGCCACCGAGCGGCAGGTAGCCCGCGCCTACGCCGCTGGCTACCCGGACGGAGCCCTCTACCAGGTGCAGCCGGACGGGGAGGTCGAGCCCGACCCTGACTGCCTCGCCCCGGGCGTCGCCTGGCAGTGCACCGGGGCCACGGTCGTCGCCGTAATCGACCCGGTCGTACTCCTGCGGACCTACACCTTCGCGCGGTTCCTCCGGATGCTCGACGGCTCCGCTGCCTGACCCACCCCCGCCCGGGGCTTCACCGCCCCGGGCCCGCACAGCACCCCGAACCCGGAAGGAACCCGCCGTGACCACCGCAATCGCCCTGCGCGTCGAAGAGATCACCGCCCTCACCTACACCAACCGCGAGACTGCCGACAAGATCGTGAGCCGGCCGTGATCACCAAAGTCCAGCTCTGGGCCGCACCCCGAAGCACCCAGCCCATCCCCAGCCGACCACTGCTCTTCCACGTCACCGGACACACCAACCCCGCCTGGTCGCTATGCGGCACCGCCCGGCACCTCGCAGACCACAAACGCGTCGACGCCACCACCGTCCCGCCCAAGGCCCGCTGCCGCGCCCTAGGCTGCATCGACGCCTGGCCGCCCCTGCCCAAGCCCGTCCGGCACCCGGCGGCGATTTGCCAGACCGACCACTGCACCGCGCTCGCCACCCACGCCACCAGTCGGCTCGGCATTACCGAGACGCTCATGCTGTGCGAGTGGTGCGCCGCGCACTACCGACACCGCCACTACCCGGCCGCGTCCGTCACACGGCTGGAGGCTTACGGAGTCGCGCTCGCCGCCGCCACCCCAGCCGGATTCCTGTACCGCATCACCACCGGCATCCTCGGCGAGCTCCGCCCGTGCGGAATCGGCAACGCCGCCGAAGCCCGCCTGCGCCTGGACCAGGCCCGCCGCGACGGATGGGCCGTTCAAGTCCAACCCGCTGGCGGGTGGCGAGCAGCCCACATCACCACCGGCTTCGCAGGCGAACTCACCCAGGTCATCAGTCTCGACCCATATCCGGCCGGCTCCTGATGTCCCCCGCCCGGTTGGTGGAACGGCAGACACCGCCGGCTTAAAACCGGCCGCCCACCAGGGCATACGGGTTCGACTCCCGTACCGGGCTCGGCACGCACCGCACAGCACAAAGCCCCGCCACCGGGGCCGGAGGAGGGGACGACATGGACGCGAGGCCCACGGACGGCACCTGCACCCACTGGGTGGGCGCCGAACTGCGCTGGTGCCGCGCGCCCGGAGCCGTCAGGTACCAGCAGGGCTGGCGCTGCTCCCACCCCCGCCACGACATCCGGGCCGCACTCGGCCTCGCGCCGCTGGCCGACAGCCCCGGGGTGCCCGCGTACAGGGGGGGAGTGAGGTCAGTCGGCGGGCGGCTTGTCGGTGGACATGCGGCCGATGAGGTCAGCGTTTCGCTGCTTCTTCGCCTTGTTCCACGCGGCGACGCGGGCGTGGGCGTGCCGGCGCAGGTCGTCGGCACGGGAGGTGCCTTCCGCCTTGCACAGCTCGCCGTATGCCGCCCAGGTGGCGTCGTCGATGCGCACGACCCTTCCGGGCGTTCCCTTCGTCGTCATGAGCACAGGGTAACCGACTGCCTTGTGACCGTACACCCCTCCCAATTTGAGTGCCCTCCTATTGACCTACCGGTGACCGGTCACCTCTTGCTAAGGTGGGGACGTGCCAAGGCGGCGCAGTTGGAATCAAAGA
Coding sequences within it:
- a CDS encoding helix-turn-helix domain-containing protein, with amino-acid sequence MSATVVPATIEEKWRARTVPVDGGHLMWTGAPDMRWQGGRHKASHVAFTIRTGRQPVGYVRPDCGMRGCVLPEHVDDQPGRQRTRAQLRTLRGLGDRPALCAQGHHQDVHGRLDQYGKAYCNVCSAIAHANSVGTGHGRIGTRHHGADRWRVALDVQARYYAGGSIRGIALDIGRTYRYVYDLLVLTDTRLRPRGYHREFHATTPRRQA